ATGTTGCGCACCATGTGGTGCAGGAATGCGTTGGCATGCACCGACAACACCACGAAATCGCCGTGCCGCTCCACCACCAGGGAATGCGGGGTGCGCACCGGGCTCTTCGCCTGACAGCCCAGGGAGCGGTAGCTGGTGAAGTCGTGCTCGCCCACCAATGCCTGCCCGGCCCGGTGCATGCGTTCGGCATCCAGCGGACGATGAGTCCAGGTCACGCGACCAGCCAGCACTGCACTGCGTGCCGTGCGATTGAATATCACGTAACGATAACGCCGCGAGACTGCCGAGAAGCGCGCATGGAAGTCCTCCGGCATCTCGCGCACCCAGGTGATGGCGACGTCCGCCGGCAGGTTGACGTTGCCGCCGAGCAGCCAGTTGCGCTCGCTGCGCACCGCTTGCGTGTCGAAGTGCACCACCTGCCCCAGGCCATGCACCCCGGTGTCGGTACGCCCGGCACAGACCACCCGCACCGGGTGATCCGCCACCTTCGCCAAGGCTGCCTCGAGCACCGTCTGCACCGTGCGCACGCCCGGCTGCTGCGCCTGCCAGCCGTGGAAGCGACTGCCGTCATATTCGATGCCGAGTGCGATTCTCATGGTGGTCTCGGTGACGCCAACGAGAAGGGGCGCCAGCGGCGCCCCGGTCGAATTCCGCGCAGGATTCTCGCCCGCTCAGCTGATATCGGCAAGCAGCCTCTCGGCTTCCCTGCGCTGGGTTTCGTTGCCCTCCTGGCGGATCTCCTCGAGGATGTCCTTCGCCCCCTCGGGATCCCCCATCTCGAGGAAGGCCCTGGCCAGGTCGAGCTTGGTATCGACCGCCTCGGCATCGACCGTCTCCGGGGCAAGGCTGGAGATATCGATCTCCTCGTCCACCGCCTTGTCGAAGGCCTCGTCGATGGGCAACGGCTCGTCCAGCGCCCCCTGCCCGCGCTGAGCCGGCGAGGTGTCGAGATCGGGAGTGATCTCCTCGGTCAGGCGACTGAGGTCGTCTTCCAGTTCGGCCAGGTCACCCAATTCCTCGAGCTGGCTCTTGAGCTCGTCGTCGGCTACCAGTTCCTCGACATTGTCCTCACCGGTACCAATGTCCAGCGTAGGCAGGTCGATCGTATCATCGGGACGATCGGCCTCGGCGACGTTCTCCACGCTGGAGAGATCGAGATCCAGCGAGTCCAGCGGATGGGTATCCAGGTCGTCCAGGTCCTCGAGTTCCTTGAGGTCATCGAGATCCAGCGAGGGCTCATCCACCGAATCCAGCAGGCCGCCCCCCTCGCCATCCAGATCGTCCAGGGTGGCGAGACCCGACAACTCCTCTTCGAAACGGGCGGCAGACTCGGCATCGACACCCCCCTCATCGACTTCCGGTGCCATCTGGCTCGACGTATCGTTCTGGTAGAGACTGTTGTCGGGCGAGATCTCGCGCCCCATGTCACAGATCCGCGACCAGGCATCGGGATCGACGATATCCTGACCATTTTCCACCATGCTTTCGGCCAGCTCGTTGAAAGCCGCCACGTTGCGCGTGGCATAGTAGACCTCGAGCAGCTTGTGCTTGAGTGCCAATCGGTCGGGATCGCGGGTCAGCGCCTGCTTGAGCAGGTCCTCGACCTGCTGGTAGCGACCGTAGGCGATGTACACGTCGGCCTCGGCAATGGGATCCACCTCGCCCGTCTCGTCGCGCAGGGCGTTCATGTCGCTCGGCGTAAATTCGCTGAGGAAAGAGGTTTCCTCCTGGTCGAACAGGCTGTCTCCGTCGACCTCGCTCTCTTCTTCGTCGGCGTCGACTGCTGCCGAGACGGCAGGTTCATCAGCGGAGGCTTCCTCAGCTGCCGGAGAAGAGGCCAGATCGTTGAATGCCTCGTCCTCTTCCGCCTCTGCCCGTTTCCTGCGGACCCCCAGCAGGATCAGCAACAACACCAGGATGCCGCCGCCACCCGCCACGATGGGCAGGTTGTCACGCAGCAGCGCGGGAATATCCAGGCCGTCAAGGAGGGGGGCTGCCTCGGCTGCCTGCACTACTGTCTCGCCATTTTCCTCTGCCGGTTCCGCCGGCGACTGCACCGCCACCTCCGGCGTCTCGGCCGACGCAGAAGCCATCCCCCCGGTACTCTCCGCCGCAGTCGCCTCGGGCGTCGTCTGCCCACCGCCCCCAGTGGAAGGGACGGCGGGTTCGGGTTCGACCACCGACGGTACCGGCGCGCCTTTGGCGTTCTTTTCCTCGACTACCGCATCGGCGGCCGCGATCAGATCGTCTGCAATCAC
The sequence above is a segment of the endosymbiont of unidentified scaly snail isolate Monju genome. Coding sequences within it:
- the truA gene encoding tRNA pseudouridine(38-40) synthase TruA is translated as MRIALGIEYDGSRFHGWQAQQPGVRTVQTVLEAALAKVADHPVRVVCAGRTDTGVHGLGQVVHFDTQAVRSERNWLLGGNVNLPADVAITWVREMPEDFHARFSAVSRRYRYVIFNRTARSAVLAGRVTWTHRPLDAERMHRAGQALVGEHDFTSYRSLGCQAKSPVRTPHSLVVERHGDFVVLSVHANAFLHHMVRNIAGVLMAIGRGDQPEEWAAEVLALRDRTLGGVTAPPEGLYFEAVEYPPAFAIPAPSRSGFPA
- a CDS encoding FimV/HubP family polar landmark protein, producing MVRSLTFAVAFALGTVSIPAHALGLGDIKTTSALNQEFKADIALLSVAKGELDGVRVKLAGPGEFEKAGIERPFFLTLLKFKPERLPDGRAVIRVTSDFPIREPFLDFLVEINWPKGRLIREYTVLLDPPVTTRRRAPQVQTAPARVATSRAAATPRRLAPPAMAGKGEYGPVNANETLWSIARKLRPSGASMEQMMIALHRANPDAFIGGDINRLKRGQVLRVPSADAVLSLSRAEARQAYRQAQAQWLARRSEHMQQAAGRKTTTGQGAAGSVTPTGGSQSELRIATARPEGKGEAGASEIRGDETIDDIKRKLLLARENAEASRLESEALRNEVDELQKRLEDMRRLLMLKDEQLARLQVQTGENPDAGAEGQGDDVEAVMRQAEQAAESRQEPTEDAAAGETPADATAEGAESAPSDALSVIADDLIAAADAVVEEKNAKGAPVPSVVEPEPAVPSTGGGGQTTPEATAAESTGGMASASAETPEVAVQSPAEPAEENGETVVQAAEAAPLLDGLDIPALLRDNLPIVAGGGGILVLLLILLGVRRKRAEAEEDEAFNDLASSPAAEEASADEPAVSAAVDADEEESEVDGDSLFDQEETSFLSEFTPSDMNALRDETGEVDPIAEADVYIAYGRYQQVEDLLKQALTRDPDRLALKHKLLEVYYATRNVAAFNELAESMVENGQDIVDPDAWSRICDMGREISPDNSLYQNDTSSQMAPEVDEGGVDAESAARFEEELSGLATLDDLDGEGGGLLDSVDEPSLDLDDLKELEDLDDLDTHPLDSLDLDLSSVENVAEADRPDDTIDLPTLDIGTGEDNVEELVADDELKSQLEELGDLAELEDDLSRLTEEITPDLDTSPAQRGQGALDEPLPIDEAFDKAVDEEIDISSLAPETVDAEAVDTKLDLARAFLEMGDPEGAKDILEEIRQEGNETQRREAERLLADIS